A portion of the Candidatus Schekmanbacteria bacterium genome contains these proteins:
- a CDS encoding CDP-alcohol phosphatidyltransferase family protein, whose translation MAKVKYTYEDVKSTYKEVDAPWTVFGVDPFVTPLIYFFANYTTLSPTFFTIFGMGLAILSFFSFLQGTQPYLIVGAILFELAFWCDCIDGKLARLTEKSSPEGAFFELLLDQGRMLLVTMGIAYGQFRLKGDYSILIMGLCYVIFHFFWFALWNIWGKANRMRLEKYNIEYDRDMEIKAKKEALKKNNKPKGLRNKIGLFAFKHRILARYSSVEIDTVVFLIFPILSAPITGLKVGLILWALLTAFKTLDFSTKICRPPKLFSSPEDDAGI comes from the coding sequence ATGGCAAAAGTCAAATACACATATGAAGATGTCAAATCAACTTACAAGGAAGTAGATGCGCCATGGACTGTTTTTGGAGTTGACCCATTTGTAACACCATTAATCTATTTTTTCGCCAATTATACAACCCTCTCCCCTACTTTCTTCACAATCTTTGGAATGGGACTTGCAATTCTGTCTTTCTTTTCCTTTCTGCAGGGTACACAGCCATATCTGATTGTTGGGGCAATTCTCTTTGAGCTTGCCTTCTGGTGTGACTGCATCGATGGCAAACTTGCCAGATTGACAGAAAAAAGTTCCCCTGAGGGAGCTTTTTTTGAGCTTCTTTTAGACCAAGGCAGAATGCTTCTTGTAACAATGGGGATTGCCTATGGCCAATTTCGTTTAAAAGGTGATTACAGTATCCTTATTATGGGACTTTGTTATGTAATCTTTCATTTCTTTTGGTTTGCTCTATGGAATATTTGGGGAAAGGCAAATAGAATGCGGCTTGAAAAATACAATATTGAATACGATAGGGATATGGAAATTAAGGCAAAGAAAGAAGCATTGAAAAAGAATAACAAACCAAAAGGATTGAGGAATAAAATTGGATTATTTGCTTTCAAACACAGGATTCTTGCAAGATACAGCTCAGTAGAAATAGACACTGTCGTTTTTTTAATATTTCCAATTTTATCGGCACCTATCACAGGTTTAAAGGTTGGTTTGATATTGTGGGCTTTATTGACTGCTTTTAAAACTTTAGATTTCAGCACAAAAATTTGCCGTCCCCCAAAACTTTTCAGCAGTCCTGAAGACGATGCCGGAATTTAA